The DNA region ACGGAAAAATAGGGGAAATGCCTCACGGACATCGACAAGAGTGCAGTCTCGATAAGGGACCCGAAAAGGGAATCGGCAAGGGAAAAGAAACTTGCATCCGATCATCCGTTCTGGTATAGTATTATGGTGCGAGTTAGGCTCGCTCCTTGCTCTCAACTTAGATTGGGGGCCGAAGTCCATAAGGAGGTGGAAACATATGCGCAAATATGAAGTGATGTACATTATTCGTCCTGACATTGAACAAGAAGCTGTTCAAGCTGCAGTCGAAAAATTCCAAGGCATCATCTCCAACGGCGGAGAAATTACGAAGCACGAAGTAATGGGTAAGCGCCGCCTTGCGTATGAGATCAAGAAATTCCGTGATGGCGTCTACGTTCTGGTTAACTTCAACGCAACACCAGATGTTGTAGCAGAACTTGAGCGTCTCATGAAGATTTCTGACGAAGTAATTCGTTATCTCATCACGAACGACGTTGCTTAATACGCGAAGTCTTTGTAATTGATTTCGTTCTAAAGGAGGGGATTGGATTGTTGAACCGTGTCATTTTGATTGGCCGACTGACTCGGGACCCGGAGCTTAGATATACGCCTTCAGGAGTCGCTGTCACACAATTTACACTTGCTGTAGATCGTCCGTTTACCGGACAAGGCGGGGAGCGCGAGGCGGATTTCATTCCGGTCGTAACCTGGAGACAGCTCGCGGAGACTTGTGCCAACTATCTGCGTAAAGGCCGGTTGACGGCTGTAGAAGGGCGCATTCAAGTGCGGAATTACGAGAATAACGAAGGTAAGCGTGTATACGTCACCGAAGTCATTGCCGATAATGTTCGTTTCTT from Paenibacillus ihbetae includes:
- the rpsF gene encoding 30S ribosomal protein S6, whose amino-acid sequence is MRKYEVMYIIRPDIEQEAVQAAVEKFQGIISNGGEITKHEVMGKRRLAYEIKKFRDGVYVLVNFNATPDVVAELERLMKISDEVIRYLITNDVA
- the ssb gene encoding single-stranded DNA-binding protein, with product MLNRVILIGRLTRDPELRYTPSGVAVTQFTLAVDRPFTGQGGEREADFIPVVTWRQLAETCANYLRKGRLTAVEGRIQVRNYENNEGKRVYVTEVIADNVRFLESNREGGGGGNREESSFGGGSGGGNRGGNNFSRNNQDPFSDEGKPIDISDDDLPF